In the genome of Gemmatimonadaceae bacterium, one region contains:
- a CDS encoding DUF3267 domain-containing protein codes for MTLDSKTDSPTRCTVGHVQAHLIALGFLAVALAVVVGSHSVIWGRPAEAIPDVIFDGGAFFLVIGLAVIAHEVLHAIGFRYFGGAPWKAIRMGVRWRTVTPFARALVPVTARAYRWTAALPGLALGALPMVAGVLLDVPFASGFGVLMLAGAGGDAAIIWAMRRAPDDTLVLDCPQALGCLVVPRRAKPV; via the coding sequence ATGACCCTCGATTCGAAAACAGACTCACCCACGCGCTGCACGGTGGGTCACGTGCAGGCGCATCTGATCGCGCTCGGATTCCTCGCGGTGGCGCTAGCGGTCGTCGTCGGCAGCCACAGCGTGATCTGGGGCCGTCCCGCCGAGGCCATTCCCGACGTGATTTTCGACGGTGGCGCTTTCTTTCTCGTGATCGGCCTCGCGGTGATCGCGCATGAGGTGCTACACGCCATCGGCTTCCGGTACTTCGGCGGCGCGCCCTGGAAGGCCATCCGGATGGGCGTTCGGTGGCGCACGGTCACGCCCTTCGCGCGGGCGCTAGTCCCCGTGACGGCGCGCGCCTACCGCTGGACGGCCGCGCTGCCCGGGCTGGCGCTCGGCGCACTGCCGATGGTCGCCGGTGTCCTGCTGGATGTGCCGTTCGCGTCCGGTTTCGGCGTGCTGATGCTGGCCGGAGCCGGCGGGGACGCCGCGATAATCTGGGCGATGCGGCGCGCACCGGACGACACGCTCGTGCTCGATTGTCCCCAGGCCCTCGGCTGTCTCGTAGTGCCCCGCAGGGCGAAGCCGGTGTGA